The Bacillus vallismortis genome window below encodes:
- the mgsR gene encoding transcriptional regulator MgsR has translation MEQLIFYSYPSCTSCRKTKHWLKAHQIEFNERHLFRETPTIEELRYILSLTTEGIDEILATRSQTFKDLNLNIEEMTVNEVLELLIEKPKLLRRPILVDNKKLVIGYNPGELLKLSKKKTVHQSA, from the coding sequence ATGGAACAATTAATTTTTTACTCATATCCAAGCTGCACGTCATGCCGAAAAACAAAACATTGGCTTAAAGCGCATCAAATTGAATTTAACGAACGGCACTTATTCAGAGAAACCCCGACAATAGAAGAATTAAGGTACATTTTATCGTTAACGACAGAAGGTATTGATGAAATTTTAGCGACAAGAAGCCAGACCTTCAAAGATTTAAATCTAAACATCGAAGAGATGACGGTAAATGAGGTGCTGGAACTTTTAATCGAGAAGCCGAAGCTTTTGCGACGTCCGATTCTTGTGGACAACAAAAAGCTGGTGATCGGTTATAATCCGGGAGAACTGTTGAAGCTATCGAAGAAGAAAACGGTTCATCAATCTGCATGA
- a CDS encoding STAS domain-containing protein, whose protein sequence is MIALDQYLREHKEDIIKQWLETCMSKGSGLHSAQDQKKLEQKLKDQHESLVTIVAKPLSKAEDVKDELNRWSLQCARDRAVHEVTVTESVGQLNAFRHIMFKWIQTFSEASSQEISIQDIYEWSRILNQTIDEIIEVFTEEYSQVTMIQLNAQKEMINELSAPIMPISEGIGILPLVGEIDTYRARTILESVLHQCSALKLSYLFLDISGVPIVDTMVAYQIFKVIDSTKLLGIETIISGIRPEIAQTVVKLGLDFSNVKTEQSLAKALANKGFKIEES, encoded by the coding sequence ATGATAGCTCTTGATCAGTATTTAAGAGAGCACAAAGAAGATATTATCAAACAATGGCTGGAAACTTGCATGTCAAAAGGAAGTGGGCTGCATTCCGCTCAAGATCAAAAGAAATTAGAACAAAAGTTAAAAGACCAGCATGAATCATTAGTGACCATCGTGGCGAAACCCCTTAGTAAAGCAGAAGACGTAAAGGATGAGCTCAATCGATGGTCTCTTCAATGCGCCAGAGACCGTGCCGTTCATGAAGTGACTGTAACAGAAAGTGTCGGCCAACTTAACGCCTTCAGGCACATCATGTTTAAATGGATTCAGACATTCAGCGAAGCCTCTTCTCAAGAAATCAGCATTCAGGACATTTATGAGTGGAGCCGGATCTTGAATCAAACCATTGATGAGATCATCGAAGTGTTTACTGAAGAATATTCCCAGGTCACGATGATACAATTAAACGCACAAAAAGAAATGATTAATGAATTGAGTGCGCCGATTATGCCGATCTCTGAGGGGATAGGGATTCTTCCGCTTGTCGGTGAAATTGATACGTACAGAGCGAGGACGATTTTGGAGTCGGTGCTGCATCAGTGCTCAGCGTTAAAACTCTCCTATTTATTTTTAGATATTTCGGGCGTTCCCATCGTCGATACAATGGTGGCTTATCAAATTTTTAAAGTGATTGACAGCACCAAACTACTCGGAATTGAGACGATTATTTCAGGAATCAGGCCAGAAATTGCTCAAACTGTGGTGAAGCTGGGTCTGGATTTTTCGAATGTAAAAACCGAGCAAAGTCTTGCTAAAGCCCTGGCCAATAAAGGATTTAAGATAGAAGAATCATAA
- a CDS encoding DUF2626 domain-containing protein, with protein sequence MNRMFRVLGFWTGIFAVMFYLGDMKDASLLFFGQTILFVFLSYLNLTERMYIYIFGAYLTIFFAGFTYYSIFIMVPGGGGH encoded by the coding sequence ATGAATCGCATGTTCCGGGTGTTAGGATTTTGGACGGGAATTTTCGCAGTCATGTTTTATTTGGGTGATATGAAAGATGCTTCCCTATTATTTTTTGGACAGACGATCCTATTTGTATTTCTATCGTATTTGAACTTAACTGAACGCATGTATATTTATATTTTTGGCGCTTATTTAACGATTTTCTTTGCCGGCTTTACATATTACTCAATTTTTATTATGGTGCCCGGCGGCGGAGGCCATTAA